A single region of the Gracilibacillus caseinilyticus genome encodes:
- a CDS encoding ABC transporter ATP-binding protein, producing MKNQSVKAFLQLMFSLKLPKFILILGLAGSVLTTLVGLTIPLLTRELVDGFSFASISIGFIAIIVGIFILHALVDGLSAYALAYVGQKVVAGLREVIWTKLIRLPVRYFDQQPSGESVSRVINDTGIVKNLVSQHFPQFISGLISIIGAVIILFIMDWRMTLIMLVAVPITVLVMVPLGSSMSKVSRKLQDQTATFQGKIQQTVSEIKLMKSSTAEGIELEKGNKGILALLQTGLKEARIFAVVGPFMYMIVMFVIVVIIAYGGIRVEEGSMSTGSLVAFLLYLFQIVFPITTFAMFFTELQKAKGATGRIIEILEEDVEESQQGVDRSIEGLPVTFENVDFSYQEGEQVIKGVSFSAASGEMIAFAGPSGGGKTTVFGLIERYYNPTKGQIVVGDQSIASLSMRSWRSQLGYVSQESSMMSGTVRENLTYGLENADKVTNEALWQVAKMAYAEQFIKGLPKGLDTEVGERGTKLSGGQRQRINIARAFLRNPKLLLLDEATASLDSQSEQVVQKALHRLMEGRTTFVIAHRLSTIVHADQIIFIENGEITGKGTHQELLANHALYRSFAEQQLT from the coding sequence ATGAAAAATCAATCGGTCAAAGCTTTTCTACAGCTAATGTTTTCATTAAAGTTACCAAAGTTTATTTTAATTCTCGGTTTAGCAGGCAGTGTGCTAACCACCCTGGTCGGTTTAACGATTCCCTTGCTGACAAGAGAATTAGTCGATGGCTTCTCGTTTGCCTCGATCAGTATCGGCTTTATTGCCATCATTGTCGGCATATTTATTTTACATGCATTGGTGGATGGCTTATCTGCCTATGCGCTCGCTTATGTAGGGCAGAAGGTAGTAGCTGGCTTGCGTGAAGTGATTTGGACGAAGCTGATTCGTTTACCTGTCCGGTATTTTGACCAGCAGCCGAGCGGCGAGTCCGTCAGTCGTGTTATAAATGATACCGGTATTGTCAAAAACCTTGTGTCACAGCATTTTCCACAGTTTATATCTGGCTTGATTTCGATTATAGGTGCGGTCATAATTTTGTTTATTATGGATTGGCGCATGACATTAATCATGTTAGTAGCCGTTCCGATAACCGTACTGGTAATGGTGCCTCTAGGTTCCAGTATGTCTAAGGTATCCCGAAAACTGCAGGATCAGACAGCAACTTTTCAAGGGAAAATCCAGCAGACTGTCAGTGAAATTAAACTGATGAAGTCTTCAACGGCGGAAGGGATAGAGCTGGAAAAAGGGAATAAAGGTATCCTTGCTTTACTGCAAACAGGCTTGAAGGAAGCGCGCATATTTGCCGTTGTTGGACCATTTATGTACATGATTGTCATGTTTGTTATTGTGGTGATCATAGCATATGGCGGAATTCGAGTAGAGGAAGGATCGATGTCAACTGGTTCATTGGTAGCATTCCTGCTTTATTTATTCCAAATTGTTTTTCCGATCACGACGTTCGCGATGTTCTTTACTGAACTTCAAAAAGCAAAAGGGGCGACAGGTCGCATTATCGAAATTCTCGAAGAAGATGTGGAAGAAAGTCAGCAGGGAGTGGATCGTTCTATTGAGGGTTTGCCTGTAACCTTTGAGAACGTCGATTTCTCTTATCAGGAAGGTGAACAAGTGATAAAAGGTGTTTCTTTTTCCGCTGCTTCGGGAGAAATGATTGCCTTTGCAGGGCCTAGTGGTGGAGGAAAAACAACCGTCTTCGGCTTAATTGAGCGTTACTATAACCCTACGAAAGGTCAGATAGTAGTTGGAGATCAGTCGATCGCTTCCTTATCGATGCGCTCCTGGCGTTCACAGCTCGGTTATGTATCTCAAGAGAGTTCGATGATGTCTGGGACGGTGCGTGAGAACTTAACCTATGGCTTGGAGAATGCAGATAAGGTAACCAATGAAGCGCTTTGGCAAGTTGCTAAAATGGCATATGCCGAGCAATTTATTAAAGGGCTCCCGAAAGGATTAGATACTGAGGTGGGCGAAAGAGGGACAAAGCTGTCAGGTGGACAACGCCAGAGAATTAATATCGCACGCGCCTTCTTGCGTAATCCGAAGCTGTTATTACTGGACGAGGCAACAGCAAGCTTGGACAGCCAATCAGAACAAGTGGTACAAAAAGCTCTGCATCGTCTGATGGAAGGGAGAACAACCTTCGTTATTGCCCATCGTTTATCCACCATTGTGCATGCTGATCAAATTATTTTTATTGAGAATGGTGAGATTACCGGGAAAGGAACACATCAGGAGCTGTTGGCGAATCACGCTTTGTATCGATCGTTTGCGGAGCAGCAGTTGACATAA
- a CDS encoding PH domain-containing protein has protein sequence MRYHPLTILFRIYQLVRNSFVLVLFLFVIKGQSEFWLFEYGRYALIAVIIWRIIYIFSSWFTETYQWDDHSFHLRKNVFVKQTTTIAFSKIQNVTSHTTIFHKLFGYTSITFETAMDGIDDSITFDFVSKQHATFLKELAQNHSKKSTVNDVEEKESTPTPAKEPEQKGVIYFTPSKRELVRASFTSLSFLIIIPIITKLYEYAAQLLPNPEQYNGLFYQLVENKLLLFIIIVAAVLIAVILGLIKTFTRYGKYKISATDTHIFIKKGMMNESHFTIEKSKVQGLEFQQSMMKRIFGLVEVRLISAGKIAEDSVSVNSLYPFLSMQRAYHLVETLLPEYSLEKEMERLPLASLYSKLFRPSWIWLIATACLAYFKPAFLQIQSTWWIVSLLLFILVVVSRVLDYVNTQYTIANDQIQWWHGGFTNQLFVTKKRKVIEICCSQTLLQKIWNVASVSTMNRSSTPRVEVIDDVPLDFLKKLTAWYAAHDTQMNKRA, from the coding sequence ATGAGATATCATCCCTTAACCATACTATTTCGAATCTATCAATTAGTAAGAAACTCCTTTGTATTGGTTTTATTTTTATTTGTGATCAAAGGGCAGTCGGAATTCTGGCTGTTTGAATATGGTCGTTATGCGCTGATCGCAGTGATCATTTGGCGAATCATTTATATTTTTTCAAGTTGGTTTACGGAGACTTACCAATGGGATGACCATAGTTTTCACCTGAGGAAAAATGTATTCGTTAAACAGACAACAACGATTGCTTTTTCTAAAATTCAGAATGTAACCAGTCATACTACAATATTTCATAAATTATTTGGCTATACCTCGATCACTTTTGAAACGGCAATGGATGGCATCGATGATTCTATTACATTCGATTTCGTTTCGAAGCAGCACGCTACCTTTCTAAAGGAATTAGCGCAAAACCATTCGAAAAAATCAACTGTTAACGATGTGGAAGAAAAAGAATCTACGCCCACTCCAGCCAAAGAACCCGAACAAAAGGGAGTCATTTACTTTACACCTAGTAAACGAGAGTTAGTGAGAGCTAGTTTTACTTCGTTAAGCTTTCTCATTATCATCCCCATAATTACAAAGTTATATGAGTATGCAGCGCAACTGTTACCAAATCCGGAACAGTATAATGGGCTATTTTATCAACTGGTGGAAAATAAGTTACTGTTGTTTATTATCATTGTTGCAGCGGTTCTAATTGCTGTTATATTAGGGTTGATTAAAACCTTCACCCGGTACGGCAAGTATAAAATCTCGGCAACAGACACGCACATTTTTATAAAAAAGGGCATGATGAACGAAAGTCACTTTACGATCGAAAAAAGCAAAGTGCAAGGATTAGAGTTTCAGCAAAGTATGATGAAACGTATTTTCGGGTTAGTCGAAGTACGTCTGATAAGTGCTGGGAAAATAGCGGAAGATTCCGTGAGTGTAAATTCTCTATACCCCTTTTTATCTATGCAGCGAGCTTATCATTTAGTGGAAACTTTATTACCTGAATATTCATTGGAGAAAGAAATGGAGCGATTACCTCTTGCCTCTCTGTATAGTAAGCTATTTAGACCTAGCTGGATATGGCTGATTGCTACCGCTTGTCTCGCCTATTTTAAACCAGCCTTTTTGCAAATACAGTCCACCTGGTGGATCGTCTCATTGCTTCTGTTCATTCTGGTAGTGGTCAGTCGTGTATTGGATTATGTAAATACGCAATACACGATTGCCAACGATCAAATACAATGGTGGCATGGCGGCTTCACCAATCAATTGTTTGTAACGAAAAAAAGAAAAGTAATCGAAATCTGCTGTTCCCAGACCCTGTTACAAAAGATATGGAACGTAGCTTCTGTATCCACTATGAACCGCTCCAGTACACCCAGGGTTGAAGTCATTGATGATGTACCGCTGGATTTTCTCAAAAAATTAACAGCATGGTATGCAGCGCACGATACACAAATGAATAAAAGGGCTTAA
- a CDS encoding MerR family transcriptional regulator codes for METESFTVSEFAAYTGVSIRTLHYYEEKGLMNPRRDRTTGHRTFDKNDAIRLHHIVTMKFLGLPLKEIKSYIQADNLDIRFKDTLQLQEAKLKEERERIDIALEAIQRTTYLMEQEQEINSHLLFSLISGMQSEKQQKEMAKPIMKDDILSKLFDATITEKMEWERKLLQFFKEVKCLSGKPADDPEVEAMLEYFINYLLEKLDLQSYQELEQIFKMDLGQKENQAKIDQYLDEMDKLFYIPLTKKEEAWLGNVIEQYNNRES; via the coding sequence ATGGAGACAGAATCCTTTACTGTTAGTGAATTTGCGGCATATACCGGCGTTTCGATTCGGACCTTGCATTATTATGAGGAAAAGGGGCTCATGAATCCCAGGCGTGATCGAACGACGGGTCACCGTACTTTTGATAAGAACGATGCCATTCGATTACATCACATTGTTACCATGAAATTTCTCGGTCTTCCATTAAAGGAAATCAAATCGTATATACAAGCAGATAATTTAGATATACGTTTTAAGGATACGTTACAGCTTCAAGAGGCTAAGCTAAAAGAGGAAAGAGAAAGGATCGACATCGCATTGGAAGCCATTCAACGAACTACCTATCTGATGGAGCAGGAGCAGGAAATTAACAGTCATCTGTTATTTAGTTTAATATCAGGGATGCAATCAGAGAAACAGCAGAAAGAAATGGCTAAGCCGATTATGAAGGATGACATATTGTCGAAGCTTTTTGATGCTACGATAACGGAGAAGATGGAATGGGAGCGGAAGCTGCTTCAATTTTTCAAAGAGGTGAAGTGTTTGTCTGGTAAGCCTGCTGACGATCCTGAAGTAGAGGCGATGCTCGAGTATTTTATTAACTACCTGCTGGAAAAGTTAGATCTGCAAAGCTATCAGGAATTAGAACAAATCTTTAAGATGGATCTTGGGCAAAAAGAGAATCAAGCGAAAATCGATCAATACCTAGACGAGATGGATAAACTGTTCTATATTCCATTAACGAAGAAAGAAGAAGCCTGGTTAGGAAATGTCATAGAACAATATAATAATAGAGAATCATAA
- a CDS encoding cation:proton antiporter encodes MHDLDLHHIFQLGLILVMIAAGITAIAKKFKQPYPIALVIVGAIIGLINIPVLEPLKDFITEGEVFNFVIITLFLPALLGEAALKLPISHLNDNKKPILALAFGGTFLSFIIIGFSSMWFLQFSIPAAFVFAALMSATDPVSVLSIFKSVGVKKRLATVIEGESLFNDGLAVVLFNISAFSLISYLDLGLLGAGYGIWEFVKVVALGLMIGALLGYGFSRLTKYFDDYPLEIIFSIILFYGAFLLAESVHASGVIAVVVAALIFGNYGSKIGMSPATKLNISNFWDVATLLANSLVFLMVGLEITRINVAENWGLIFVAILIVLVARSLAVYSSLFFIRNIPLSWKHILNWGGLKGSLSIALVLSLPRDFEGREEILLLAFSVVLFSLVVQGLSIKPLISWLGVNKKDKGYQEYESLIARAHQLETGIQEIIKVKKNLFVTEMVAKSIIEEYEQQRTALQEEIDELFEKHPELRKKQEVALLKHSLYAQHEAIGHLLREEIISSEVAEKERDLITNKIVELEDKH; translated from the coding sequence ATGCACGATTTAGATCTACATCATATTTTTCAACTTGGACTTATATTAGTGATGATTGCCGCTGGTATAACAGCGATCGCCAAAAAATTTAAACAGCCTTACCCGATTGCGCTTGTGATCGTAGGAGCTATTATTGGGCTGATTAACATTCCTGTATTAGAACCATTAAAGGATTTTATTACCGAAGGGGAAGTCTTTAATTTTGTGATTATTACGTTGTTCTTGCCTGCTTTATTAGGGGAAGCAGCGTTAAAACTGCCGATTTCCCATCTGAACGATAATAAGAAGCCGATTCTCGCCTTGGCATTTGGCGGGACCTTTTTATCATTTATTATCATCGGTTTCTCATCAATGTGGTTTTTACAATTTTCCATTCCTGCAGCCTTTGTATTCGCGGCATTGATGAGTGCGACAGATCCGGTCAGCGTCTTGTCCATTTTTAAAAGCGTAGGAGTGAAAAAGAGGCTGGCTACTGTTATTGAAGGGGAAAGTTTATTTAATGACGGGTTGGCAGTCGTCTTATTTAATATATCCGCTTTTTCATTAATTTCCTATCTTGATCTTGGCCTTTTAGGTGCAGGTTACGGCATTTGGGAATTTGTTAAAGTGGTCGCATTAGGTCTGATGATCGGGGCTCTATTAGGCTATGGATTTTCCCGTCTGACAAAATATTTTGATGATTATCCGTTGGAGATCATCTTCAGTATTATTCTCTTTTACGGTGCTTTCTTACTCGCGGAAAGCGTTCATGCTTCAGGGGTTATTGCGGTTGTAGTTGCTGCGCTGATCTTCGGAAATTATGGTTCCAAAATTGGCATGAGTCCAGCAACCAAATTGAATATTAGTAACTTTTGGGATGTGGCGACATTGCTTGCCAATTCCCTCGTCTTTTTAATGGTCGGGCTAGAAATCACCAGAATCAACGTTGCAGAAAACTGGGGATTAATTTTCGTCGCGATTTTGATCGTGCTGGTTGCTCGAAGTCTTGCGGTTTACAGCAGTCTTTTCTTTATCCGAAACATCCCGCTTTCCTGGAAACATATTCTCAACTGGGGTGGCTTGAAAGGTTCTTTATCGATTGCGCTCGTGCTTAGTCTTCCGAGGGATTTTGAAGGTCGTGAAGAAATTTTACTGCTCGCTTTTAGTGTCGTATTATTCTCCCTTGTCGTACAAGGACTTTCAATCAAACCGCTTATTTCCTGGTTAGGTGTCAACAAAAAAGACAAAGGCTATCAGGAATATGAATCATTGATTGCACGTGCCCACCAGCTTGAAACAGGTATTCAGGAAATCATTAAAGTTAAAAAGAACCTGTTCGTTACGGAGATGGTAGCGAAAAGTATTATTGAGGAATACGAGCAGCAACGGACCGCCTTGCAAGAGGAAATTGACGAGCTTTTTGAGAAGCACCCGGAACTTCGGAAAAAACAAGAAGTCGCCTTATTAAAGCATTCGCTCTATGCCCAGCATGAAGCCATTGGCCATTTGTTACGGGAAGAGATCATTTCCAGTGAAGTCGCGGAAAAAGAGCGGGACTTGATCACGAACAAAATTGTAGAATTAGAAGATAAGCATTAA
- a CDS encoding DEAD/DEAH box helicase — MQIKLKEKIIKEMCGSISFKKGSTFWKTDKVTFQTYTEDRCEAIVKGTENFHVTIQKEEKGTFLTACTCITLPSFKHDCQHIAAVLLAIMEHQQHGTTPIVETDASALTEGLKSIFNTNPVRSSGHQYHFENRQVLHLIFTCKPVFIDKGQYMLGIEINIGPIKVDDIRQFLQKVQERTPIPLSKSFTYDPELHCFPVETDAVLQQLLQINEDEQTFLPGPNKSQQLLIPPSSFDRLIASLTRAPLVKLEYDGNTYEAIHWSEQRLPLRFDFEDATGGDYLLQIYGLQRLIIMNAYRIVMYEGKLIQMAVEQNEQLSNLVQLLDASGTNQIPIPQDQIDYFMEQIVPGLRKLGTVQLSSELKEQFDKTPLVAKLYLDRVKNRLLAGLEFHYESIMINPLEDREMDQHPTLIRDRKKESDILQLMEDSSFAKTEGGYFLHNEELEYEFLQHVIPKLEPLVQLYATTAVRNRIFKENTRPKIRVAFKKERTNWLEFKFEMEGLYENQVREVLQALEEKRKYYRLRNGTLLSLETREFEEIKRFLEAEPVQEEDLESGLQVPFLQGLRLMDSLTDSNTFTIEESFRQFLQKIEQPAEEDFAVPEELSPILRDYQKHGYRWMKTIASYGFGGILADDMGLGKTLQSIAYMVSELQTIRKQNQPILVVCPSSLTYNWLNELNKFSPGLQAVIVDGKKADRITLQKSAMDHDVLITSYPLLLKDIQWYEKQSFHTAFFDEAQAFKNPFTQTARTVKKIQADHRFALTGTPVENALEELWSIFHVVFPELLLGLKEFSKLTRKKISRRIQPFLLRRLKEDVLEELPEKMEMTEAIELLPDQKQLYAAYLAKLREETFKHLDKDTLRKNRIKILAGLTRLRQICCHPSLFVDGYKGSSAKFEQLLRIVEEARLSGRRVLIFSQFTSMLKLIAKELAYQGRPFFYLDGQTPAEERVEICNLFNAGERDLFLISLKAGGTGLNLTGADTVILYDIWWNPAVEEQAADRAHRIGQTKDVQVIKLIARGTIEEKINELQEKKRDLIAEIIESGQQDATTSLTDEDIREILMV, encoded by the coding sequence ATGCAGATAAAATTAAAAGAAAAAATCATCAAAGAAATGTGTGGCTCTATCTCCTTCAAGAAAGGATCGACTTTTTGGAAGACGGACAAAGTGACGTTTCAAACCTATACAGAAGACCGTTGCGAAGCAATTGTGAAAGGGACAGAGAATTTTCATGTCACGATTCAGAAAGAAGAAAAGGGTACGTTTCTGACAGCCTGTACCTGTATCACTTTGCCTTCTTTTAAGCATGATTGTCAGCATATTGCAGCGGTCTTGTTAGCGATAATGGAGCATCAGCAACATGGAACAACACCGATAGTGGAGACAGATGCTTCAGCGCTCACCGAAGGGCTGAAGTCTATTTTCAATACGAACCCGGTACGATCGAGCGGTCATCAGTATCACTTTGAGAATCGCCAAGTACTCCATTTAATTTTCACTTGTAAGCCTGTTTTCATCGATAAGGGACAATATATGCTCGGGATCGAAATCAACATCGGTCCGATTAAAGTGGATGATATCAGACAGTTTCTGCAAAAGGTGCAGGAACGGACTCCGATCCCGTTATCCAAATCCTTTACATATGACCCGGAGCTTCATTGTTTTCCAGTCGAGACAGACGCGGTGCTTCAACAGCTTCTGCAAATAAACGAGGATGAGCAAACCTTTTTGCCAGGTCCTAATAAGTCTCAGCAATTGCTGATTCCTCCATCCTCTTTTGATCGGCTGATTGCTTCCCTGACAAGAGCGCCGTTGGTGAAGTTAGAATATGACGGGAATACCTATGAAGCGATTCACTGGTCTGAACAAAGGCTGCCGCTCCGGTTTGATTTTGAGGATGCGACTGGTGGAGACTATTTGTTACAAATTTACGGTCTCCAGCGCTTAATCATCATGAATGCCTATCGAATAGTTATGTATGAAGGAAAACTGATTCAAATGGCAGTCGAGCAAAACGAACAACTCTCGAATCTTGTTCAGCTGTTAGATGCTTCTGGAACCAATCAAATTCCGATTCCTCAAGATCAAATTGATTATTTCATGGAGCAGATCGTACCCGGTTTAAGAAAATTAGGTACGGTCCAATTATCAAGCGAGTTAAAAGAACAATTCGACAAAACACCATTAGTTGCCAAGCTTTACTTGGATCGAGTGAAAAATCGCCTGCTTGCCGGATTGGAATTTCATTATGAATCAATCATGATTAATCCCTTGGAGGATCGCGAAATGGATCAGCATCCAACACTAATAAGGGATCGGAAGAAAGAGAGCGACATACTGCAGCTAATGGAAGACAGTTCTTTTGCAAAAACAGAGGGTGGCTATTTCTTACATAATGAAGAGCTGGAGTATGAGTTCCTGCAGCATGTTATTCCGAAACTGGAACCGCTCGTTCAATTATACGCAACGACAGCTGTTCGCAACCGGATTTTCAAAGAGAATACCCGACCGAAGATAAGGGTCGCATTCAAGAAGGAACGGACCAACTGGCTGGAATTCAAATTCGAAATGGAAGGCTTGTATGAAAATCAGGTTCGCGAGGTGCTCCAAGCGCTAGAGGAAAAACGGAAGTACTACCGTTTGCGTAATGGCACCCTTCTTTCATTGGAAACCCGCGAGTTTGAAGAAATCAAACGTTTTCTGGAGGCAGAGCCGGTCCAGGAGGAAGATCTCGAGAGCGGCTTACAAGTCCCTTTTCTCCAGGGGCTCCGACTAATGGATAGCTTGACGGATAGCAATACGTTCACGATAGAGGAATCTTTCCGGCAATTTTTACAAAAAATCGAACAGCCTGCTGAAGAGGATTTTGCTGTGCCAGAAGAACTGTCTCCCATATTGCGAGACTACCAGAAGCATGGCTACCGCTGGATGAAAACAATCGCCAGCTACGGATTCGGTGGCATTTTGGCCGATGATATGGGATTAGGGAAAACCTTGCAAAGCATTGCTTATATGGTATCCGAACTGCAAACTATCCGGAAGCAGAATCAGCCAATTCTGGTCGTTTGCCCATCATCATTGACATACAATTGGTTGAACGAATTGAATAAATTCAGCCCCGGATTACAAGCCGTAATTGTAGATGGTAAAAAAGCAGACCGAATCACTTTACAGAAAAGCGCCATGGACCATGATGTGCTGATTACTTCCTATCCGCTTTTACTGAAGGACATACAGTGGTATGAGAAGCAGTCTTTTCACACGGCATTTTTTGATGAGGCACAGGCATTTAAAAATCCTTTTACTCAGACCGCTAGAACGGTGAAAAAAATACAAGCCGATCACCGATTCGCTCTTACTGGCACACCTGTAGAGAATGCGTTGGAAGAACTTTGGTCGATCTTCCATGTTGTTTTTCCAGAGCTTCTACTTGGCCTCAAGGAATTCAGTAAACTGACAAGGAAAAAGATTTCGCGCAGGATCCAGCCCTTTTTGCTTCGAAGGCTGAAAGAAGATGTGCTAGAAGAGCTCCCAGAAAAAATGGAAATGACAGAAGCGATCGAATTACTTCCTGATCAGAAGCAGCTCTATGCAGCCTACCTGGCAAAACTAAGAGAAGAAACGTTCAAGCACCTGGATAAGGATACGCTTCGCAAGAACCGCATCAAAATACTTGCCGGCTTAACTCGATTACGGCAAATCTGCTGTCACCCCTCCTTGTTTGTGGATGGTTATAAAGGAAGCTCCGCGAAATTTGAGCAGTTACTGCGGATTGTAGAAGAAGCGAGACTTTCTGGCAGAAGGGTATTAATTTTTTCACAGTTTACCAGTATGCTGAAGCTGATCGCCAAGGAATTAGCCTATCAGGGAAGACCTTTCTTTTATCTGGATGGACAAACTCCTGCAGAGGAACGAGTGGAGATTTGTAATCTGTTTAATGCAGGCGAACGAGACCTCTTTCTGATTTCGTTAAAAGCAGGTGGAACCGGGCTCAATTTAACAGGAGCTGATACCGTAATCCTGTATGATATCTGGTGGAACCCTGCCGTAGAGGAGCAAGCAGCCGATCGCGCCCACCGAATCGGACAGACAAAGGATGTACAGGTCATTAAGCTGATTGCCCGCGGGACCATTGAAGAAAAAATCAATGAACTGCAAGAGAAGAAGCGGGATTTAATTGCTGAGATTATTGAATCTGGACAACAAGACGCAACAACCAGTCTTACGGATGAGGATATTCGGGAGATATTGATGGTGTAG
- a CDS encoding PH domain-containing protein, which produces MEHLALENKLSPAFFKARLISESIGNVIGFIILIGLFWMKGYFNWPEWADWLVIGAFVIHCIGTFWSFIEPKFLYQSWGYQLDREFLQISHGVLKKEWVTVPMTKVQSVTTSQGPIMKAYQLRGIKVETMGSSHSIPALDEQVALELRERLAEYAKLKDVEE; this is translated from the coding sequence ATGGAGCATTTAGCCTTAGAAAATAAATTATCACCCGCTTTTTTTAAGGCTCGTCTCATATCTGAATCAATTGGAAATGTCATTGGATTCATTATTCTCATCGGACTATTTTGGATGAAAGGTTATTTTAATTGGCCAGAGTGGGCGGATTGGCTGGTCATCGGTGCATTCGTTATTCATTGTATAGGCACGTTCTGGTCTTTTATCGAGCCTAAGTTTCTTTATCAAAGCTGGGGCTATCAGCTTGATCGTGAATTCCTTCAAATAAGTCATGGCGTCTTGAAGAAGGAATGGGTGACAGTACCAATGACAAAAGTTCAGTCCGTTACGACCAGTCAAGGACCGATTATGAAAGCCTATCAATTACGGGGAATCAAGGTTGAAACGATGGGATCCTCGCATTCCATTCCGGCTCTGGATGAACAGGTTGCACTGGAATTACGGGAGAGACTTGCCGAATATGCGAAGTTAAAGGACGTGGAGGAATGA
- a CDS encoding NCS2 family permease, which yields MRKDIFQLKQHGTSVKQELSAGLIGFFTIAYIIAVNSLILAEAGVPLEGAVLGTILISFVSCLIMGLWANAPILIVPGMGINAMFAYTLVQSMELTWQQALGVTTVSGLIFTLVAFSSLTTVIKDAIPESLKLAINIGIGLFLMLIGLENGHLVTRGDQSIIALGDFSDPAVLATVLTFIIALILFIRNVKGNFLWTILIGTVIAFVLGVLPSKTNEAVSLHEYSEVFGALSFANGMSFPYLVAVFSITMVVLFENIGLTYNHLAATNRPEKFKKAFQANGISVMLSGIFGSSPTVSTAETTAAITAGGRTGLTTITTGFLFLAVTFFIPYIQIIPSNAIAPVLMIIGGLMVQDIKKMDLLDLSESFPAIFIIVMIPFTYSIADGIAIGFILYVILKLSTGNARKVSFTLYVIASLFLLHFIIYYAV from the coding sequence TTGAGAAAAGATATTTTTCAATTAAAACAACATGGGACAAGTGTAAAACAAGAACTGTCTGCCGGATTAATCGGATTTTTCACGATTGCATACATCATTGCCGTGAACTCCCTGATTTTAGCGGAAGCAGGTGTTCCCCTCGAAGGAGCTGTGTTAGGGACAATCCTGATCTCCTTTGTCAGCTGTCTGATTATGGGATTGTGGGCCAATGCGCCGATCTTAATTGTTCCAGGCATGGGGATTAACGCGATGTTCGCGTACACCCTTGTCCAATCGATGGAGTTGACGTGGCAGCAGGCACTAGGTGTCACCACTGTGTCTGGTCTTATTTTCACCTTGGTTGCCTTTTCATCGTTAACTACTGTCATCAAAGATGCGATTCCTGAATCGTTAAAGCTGGCGATTAATATTGGAATCGGTCTGTTTCTGATGCTGATTGGCCTTGAAAATGGACACCTGGTAACCCGTGGCGATCAATCGATCATCGCACTAGGGGATTTCAGTGATCCCGCTGTCTTAGCGACGGTATTGACATTTATTATTGCGTTGATTTTGTTTATTCGCAATGTGAAGGGTAACTTTTTATGGACGATTCTAATCGGAACGGTGATTGCCTTTGTGCTAGGGGTATTACCATCCAAAACGAATGAGGCTGTCTCGTTACACGAATACAGCGAAGTATTTGGCGCCTTGTCATTTGCGAACGGGATGTCTTTTCCTTATTTAGTGGCAGTGTTTTCGATTACGATGGTAGTGTTGTTCGAGAATATAGGGTTAACATATAACCATCTCGCTGCAACGAATCGACCGGAAAAATTCAAAAAAGCTTTTCAAGCCAACGGTATCTCGGTGATGCTCTCTGGTATCTTTGGGTCCAGTCCAACCGTATCAACAGCAGAAACCACAGCCGCGATTACGGCGGGAGGACGCACAGGATTAACCACGATTACCACGGGCTTCTTGTTTTTAGCTGTTACTTTTTTTATTCCATATATCCAAATCATTCCTTCTAATGCAATCGCACCGGTGTTAATGATCATCGGAGGACTCATGGTCCAAGATATAAAGAAAATGGATTTGCTTGATCTAAGTGAGTCTTTCCCTGCGATATTTATTATCGTGATGATCCCATTCACGTACAGCATTGCAGATGGAATTGCAATTGGATTTATTCTTTATGTGATATTGAAATTGAGTACAGGCAATGCAAGGAAGGTATCGTTCACGCTATACGTGATTGCCAGTCTGTTTTTACTTCATTTCATTATTTATTATGCAGTTTGA